One Methanomassiliicoccales archaeon genomic window, TTCCCCATCACCACACAGACAGTAGACACGATAGGACTTATTTTTCAACCTCGCAGCGAGAGCCATTCCGTTTGCAACACTAAGTCCCTGCCCGAGGGAACCCGTTGACATTTCTACGCCAGGCGTCTTACCCCTGGATGGATGCCCTTGTAACCGGCTACCAAGTTTCCTTAGTGTAAGAAGCTCGCTAGTTGGAAAATAACCACTTTCCGCGAGAGCCGCATAATATGCAGGGGCAGCGTGTCCTTTGGAAAGGACGAAACGATCTCGATCCTCCCACTCAGGCTCATGTGGACGGTGATTGAGTATTTTAAAGTACAGAGCTGAGAGGATATCTGCACTTGACAACGATCCACCAGGATGTCCGGATCCAGCTGCATAAGTCATGCGGAGAACATGTCTTCGAATTGCATTTGCCTTCTGTTCAAGGAAAGCAACTTCCTCGTCACTCAAACCTCTCAAACTCGAGCACCTCAGGGAAGGGGATGGAGAATAGCAGGATTCCGATTAAAAAGCTTTTGCGCTTCTTACTTCAC contains:
- a CDS encoding transketolase, with translation MRGLSDEEVAFLEQKANAIRRHVLRMTYAAGSGHPGGSLSSADILSALYFKILNHRPHEPEWEDRDRFVLSKGHAAPAYYAALAESGYFPTSELLTLRKLGSRLQGHPSRGKTPGVEMSTGSLGQGLSVANGMALAARLKNKSYRVYCLCGDGEIESGQIWEAAMLASHYKIDNITVFIDRNGLQIDGSTERVMSIEPLSEKWKAFGWHVIEINGHNMRQILSASEEAKTIKKTPTVIIAHTIKGKGVSFMENSIAFHGKAPNAEELKRGLRELGEEI